The Stenotrophomonas maltophilia genome includes a region encoding these proteins:
- the rnd gene encoding ribonuclease D, protein MATWITTPAELEAYFQQRPTRIGLDTEFIRERTYWPQLALVQMAVGQDILLIDPLIPGMTEALAHWLADESITKVMHSASEDLVAFKWACGVLPRPLFDTQIGASLAGIGGGMGYQKLVAEITGVALAKGETRSDWMRRPLSESQLQYAADDVEHLFALHDAIDARLQALGRQQWLHDDGERLLASVANDEDRWPHLAMRSAQFLDDAAQHRLLRLLRWRDVQARSSDRPRSWILDNELAATLARTPPADEAALGKLFEQFPKAPRKLAGAVWQALSTPLADEADAPLALPANDSNKQALKKLQDAVAERSRELGLPDGILASRKHLESYLERRQWPAALAGWRQQELESRLQALLPAN, encoded by the coding sequence GTGGCAACCTGGATCACCACCCCCGCCGAGCTGGAAGCGTACTTCCAGCAGCGCCCGACCCGCATCGGCCTGGACACCGAATTCATCCGTGAACGCACCTACTGGCCGCAGCTGGCCCTGGTGCAGATGGCGGTCGGGCAGGACATCCTGCTCATCGACCCGCTGATCCCCGGCATGACCGAGGCGCTTGCGCATTGGCTGGCCGATGAATCCATCACCAAGGTAATGCACAGCGCCAGCGAAGACCTGGTTGCCTTCAAGTGGGCCTGCGGCGTGCTGCCGCGACCGCTGTTCGACACCCAGATCGGGGCATCGCTGGCCGGCATCGGCGGCGGTATGGGCTACCAGAAGCTGGTGGCGGAGATCACCGGAGTGGCGCTGGCCAAGGGCGAGACCCGCTCGGACTGGATGCGCCGCCCGCTGTCCGAGTCGCAGCTGCAGTACGCCGCCGACGATGTCGAGCACCTGTTCGCACTGCACGACGCCATTGATGCCAGGCTGCAGGCGCTCGGCCGCCAGCAGTGGTTGCACGACGATGGCGAGCGCCTGCTGGCCAGTGTCGCCAACGATGAAGATCGCTGGCCGCACCTGGCGATGCGCTCGGCACAGTTCCTTGATGACGCCGCGCAGCACCGCCTGTTGCGCCTGCTGCGCTGGCGTGATGTGCAGGCACGCAGCAGCGACCGCCCGCGAAGCTGGATCCTGGACAACGAACTGGCCGCCACTCTGGCGCGCACGCCTCCGGCCGACGAGGCAGCGCTGGGCAAGCTGTTCGAGCAGTTCCCAAAGGCACCGCGCAAACTGGCCGGCGCCGTGTGGCAGGCGCTGTCCACGCCGCTGGCCGACGAAGCCGACGCGCCGCTGGCGCTGCCGGCCAACGACAGCAACAAGCAGGCGCTGAAGAAGCTGCAGGATGCCGTGGCCGAACGCAGCCGCGAACTGGGACTGCCAGATGGCATCCTTGCCTCGCGCAAGCACCTGGAAAGCTATCTGGAACGTCGCCAATGGCCCGCCGCACTGGCCGGCTGGCGCCAGCAGGAACTGGAGTCGCGCCTGCAGGCGCTGCTGCCGGCGAACTAG
- a CDS encoding DUF4034 domain-containing protein, with protein sequence MTNGFAKDGLSPEDLAWRVQARTALQERRYAELDALLAPHELAWLQGENALPGIRWRLRNLHDATLTLEARLQQAQQWASAAPDSYYAWLCLGACWQDAAGELRSADVAALVEDSQWLAAQLARDHAVHAYLQAMPLSPRPALALDGIKRITSYLREPNWLRALQAGEPAASDDATLAEHYPQAWPKALQLLSRFGTPLQTLPDTLPPLLRERSQDDFDAPLAYWMRLVLEQRPDDLATLEDTLYFLYPRWGGSHEAMENFIEGSWCRGLELAQSNALRWHKEQDWMGDLPHREDAEAVAAHERAYTQILDWHLDRHLRAQVLAQRAGLRYRLGRVEDSEGVVQWDQDHMQAVLEDLQQAWTLDRDVVLHEGLSNLEACTSFAHVDGAEALFAQVVDYAAREGDSAIGLLWAATAIEHGLLGQASDPTRASVLLQRALKLAQQDDTSAVTFAANLFCDVSQAAGLSLLQRMADDGDAGAMSALCDLYKGRLGGRDQPQFADAEKAAYWQERAVEGGDLIATYNLAVRLVAAGGAENEARARELYLRCLDEAEAGERVWGPTCRNLACLAFDGRNDAHKREAVERALIPLWWRGDDDDKLWAAGYLADIYHFGNGVPANAFLALTWLQRASEIDPEYVDVVRMAPLINGEGRWFGASRARKQQEQDRQQVDSATWALTFGQRSQDSNLTAV encoded by the coding sequence ATGACAAACGGATTTGCAAAAGACGGGCTTTCCCCCGAAGACCTTGCCTGGCGCGTGCAGGCGCGCACTGCGCTGCAGGAACGGCGCTATGCCGAACTGGATGCGTTGCTTGCTCCACATGAGCTGGCCTGGCTGCAGGGAGAGAATGCGCTGCCCGGCATCCGCTGGCGGCTGCGCAACCTGCACGACGCCACGCTGACGCTGGAAGCCCGCCTGCAACAGGCCCAGCAGTGGGCCTCGGCCGCCCCCGACAGCTACTACGCCTGGCTTTGCCTGGGCGCCTGCTGGCAGGACGCTGCCGGCGAACTGCGCAGCGCCGATGTTGCAGCACTGGTCGAAGACAGCCAGTGGCTGGCGGCGCAGCTGGCCCGCGACCATGCCGTGCACGCCTACCTGCAGGCGATGCCGCTGTCGCCACGACCTGCGTTGGCGCTGGATGGCATCAAGCGCATCACCAGCTACCTGCGCGAACCGAACTGGCTGCGTGCGCTGCAGGCCGGGGAACCCGCCGCATCCGATGACGCCACGCTGGCCGAGCACTACCCTCAAGCCTGGCCAAAGGCATTGCAGCTGCTGTCGCGCTTCGGCACGCCGTTGCAGACGCTGCCGGATACGCTGCCCCCGTTGCTGCGCGAGCGCAGCCAGGACGATTTCGACGCACCACTGGCGTACTGGATGCGCCTGGTACTGGAGCAGCGCCCGGACGATCTGGCCACGCTGGAGGACACCCTGTACTTCCTGTACCCGCGCTGGGGCGGCAGCCATGAGGCGATGGAGAACTTCATCGAGGGTAGCTGGTGCCGTGGCCTGGAACTGGCGCAGAGCAACGCGCTGCGGTGGCACAAGGAGCAGGACTGGATGGGCGATCTGCCCCACCGTGAGGATGCCGAGGCCGTGGCCGCGCACGAGCGCGCCTACACGCAGATCCTCGACTGGCACCTGGACCGCCACCTGCGCGCGCAGGTGCTGGCCCAGCGCGCCGGGCTGCGCTACCGTCTTGGCCGCGTTGAAGACAGCGAAGGCGTCGTGCAGTGGGATCAGGACCACATGCAGGCGGTGCTTGAAGATCTGCAGCAGGCATGGACATTGGACCGCGATGTGGTCCTGCATGAGGGGCTCAGCAACCTCGAGGCCTGCACCTCGTTCGCCCATGTCGACGGTGCCGAAGCACTGTTCGCACAGGTGGTGGACTATGCCGCGCGCGAAGGCGATTCGGCGATCGGCCTGCTCTGGGCCGCCACCGCCATCGAGCATGGCCTGCTCGGCCAGGCCAGCGACCCGACACGCGCCAGTGTCCTGCTGCAGCGCGCGTTGAAGCTTGCGCAGCAGGACGACACCTCGGCGGTGACGTTCGCCGCCAATCTGTTCTGTGATGTTTCGCAAGCCGCAGGCCTGTCGCTGCTGCAGCGCATGGCGGACGATGGCGACGCCGGCGCGATGTCGGCGCTGTGCGACCTGTACAAGGGCCGCCTCGGTGGCCGCGACCAACCGCAGTTCGCCGATGCGGAAAAGGCCGCCTACTGGCAGGAGCGTGCGGTGGAAGGCGGCGACCTGATCGCCACCTACAACCTGGCCGTACGCCTCGTCGCCGCAGGCGGCGCGGAGAATGAAGCGCGTGCGCGCGAGCTGTACCTGCGCTGCCTGGATGAGGCCGAGGCCGGCGAGCGCGTGTGGGGCCCAACCTGCCGCAACCTGGCCTGCCTGGCATTCGATGGCCGGAACGACGCGCACAAGCGCGAAGCGGTCGAACGCGCCTTGATTCCGCTGTGGTGGCGCGGCGACGACGACGACAAGCTGTGGGCTGCCGGCTATCTGGCCGACATCTACCACTTCGGTAACGGCGTCCCGGCCAATGCATTCCTCGCCCTGACCTGGCTGCAGCGTGCCAGCGAGATCGATCCGGAGTATGTGGACGTGGTACGCATGGCACCGCTGATCAACGGCGAAGGCCGCTGGTTCGGTGCCAGCCGCGCACGCAAGCAGCAGGAACAGGACCGGCAGCAGGTGGACAGCGCCACCTGGGCCCTGACCTTCGGCCAGCGCAGCCAGGACAGCAACCTCACTGCGGTCTGA